The following are encoded together in the Montipora capricornis isolate CH-2021 chromosome 5, ASM3666992v2, whole genome shotgun sequence genome:
- the LOC138048553 gene encoding integrase/recombinase xerD homolog — MPILEDLLSPIVHAISRASKRIIGTRVTNKKEPISPDMIRKLVDISNLDNLLQLRNVCIFLLAYAVFFRIEEVLHIKYGDISFHSGYVVINLEVSKTDQLRKGNQVVIAESSNDDTCPVKIFKRYLSHLESSPVDPSHYVFRALSKTRSGHTLVSINKPISYSSVRDYFKSTFKDIVPDIALFSTHSLRAGGASAAANAGVADRLFQRHGRWKSVSAKNGYVEDSLESRLLVSKNLGI; from the exons ATGCCGATATTAGAAGATTTGCTCAG TCCCATTGTCCATGCTATTAGCAGAGCTTCCAAGAGGATAATTGGGACACGAGTGACTAACAAAAAGGAGCCGATTTCGCCCGATATGATCAGAAAGCTTGTCGACATTTCCAATTTAGACAATTTGCTTCAACTGAGGAATGTGTGTATTTTCCTCTTGGCATATGCCGTATTTTTCAGAATTGAAGAGGTGCTTCACATTAAGTATGGCGACATAAGTTTTCATAGTGGTTATGTAGTCATTAATCTTGAGGTCAGTAAGACCGATCAGCTTAGGAAAGGAAATCAAGTAGTTATTGCAGAGAGTTCAAATGATGATACTTGTCCTGTAAAGATTTTTAAGCGTTATTTGTCTCATCTTGAAAGTTCTCCCGTTGATCCTAGTCATTATGTTTTCAGGGCTCTTTCTAAGACCAGATCAGGTCATACTTTAGTTTCCATTAATAAGCCTATAAGCTATTCAAGTGTGAGAGATTATTTTAAGAGTACCTTTAAGGATATTGTACCTGATATTGCTTTGTTTAGTACGCATTCATTAAGAGCAGGTGGTGCCTCGGCCGCTGCTAATGCAGGTGTGGCTGACAGGCTTTTTCAGAGACATGGTAGATGGAAATCAGTTTCTGCTAAGAACGGATATGTTGAGGATAGTTTGGAATCTAGATTGTTAGTTTCTAAGAATTTGGGAATTTAA
- the LOC138048554 gene encoding uncharacterized protein, giving the protein MATFREAREALLFAYQDGSIDDTEFALLYDLNSSGNLEFPYWKYSRFDLDSMTDDECKAEFRFFKNDIYLLGEVLDIPDIMKCPNGVLVDGMEALSALLKRFAYPCRFADMVPRFGRPVPQLCMITNHLMDYVFNEYSHLLTRLCQPWLSRDRLRHFATTIHDKGAPLENCWGFIDGTVRSLCKPDKNQRILYNGHKRVHGIKFQSVVAPNGLIASLFGPVEGRRHDSGMLVDSGLLQELSQYSFAPDGTPLCVYGDPAYPLRVHLQGPFKGANLTPAEELFNKAMSQVRVSVEWLFGDIVNYFAFLDFKKNLKIGLSPVGKMYIVCALLRNAHSCLYQSSTSNFFGIDPPQIQDYFN; this is encoded by the coding sequence ATGGCAACATTCAGAGAGGCAAGGGAAGCTTTATTGTTTGCATATCAAGATGGAAGCATTGATGATACAGAGTTCGCCCTGTTGTACGATTTAAATTCCTCTGGAAATCTCGAATTTCCTTACTGGAAGTATAGTCGTTTCGATCTTGATTCTATGACAGATGATGAGTGTAAGGCTGAGTTTCGCTTTTTTAAGAACGATATTTATTTACTTGGAGAAGTTCTTGATATTCCAGACATAATGAAATGCCCCAATGGCGTTCTTGTGGACGGAATGGAGGCTTTAAGTGCGTTGTTGAAGCGTTTTGCCTACCCGTGTCGGTTTGCAGATATGGTACCTCGATTCGGGAGACCTGTTCCACAACTTTGCATGATTACAAACCATTTGATGGACTATGTATTCAATGAATATAGCCACCTACTCACACGGTTATGTCAGCCATGGCTTTCCAGGGACCGTCTCCGTCATTTTGCCACCACTATACATGATAAGGGAGCTCCACTCGAAAATTGTTGGGGTTTCATAGATGGAACAGTGAGATCCCTATGTAAGCCAGATAAAAACCAGAGAATTCTCTATAACGGACATAAGAGGGTGCATGGGATAAAGTTTCAGTCCGTAGTTGCACCAAATGGGCTTATCGCAAGTCTGTTTGGTCCAGTCGAGGGCAGGAGACACGATAGTGGTATGCTGGTTGACTCAGGACTTCTGCAAGAATTATCGCAGTACTCGTTTGCACCGGATGGGACACCCTTATGCGTTTACGGCGACCCTGCGTACCCTTTGCGTGTTCATTTACAAGGGCCCTTCAAAGGCGCTAATTTGACACCAGCAGAAGAACTGTTCAACAAGGCCATGAGCCAGGTCAGAGTTTCGGTAGAATGGCTATTTGGGGACATCGTGAACTACTTTGCATTCCTAGATttcaagaaaaacttaaaaatcgGCTTAAGTCCTGTTGGCAAAATGTACATTGTGTGTGCGCTCTTAAGAAACGCTCACAGTTGTCTTTATCAATCAAGTACTTCGAATTTTTTTGGAATAGATCCACCCCAAATCCAGGACTATTTTAATTAG
- the LOC138048555 gene encoding uncharacterized protein, with product MGFILLLSLALNWSCTSAMLPNYSPAVRGDLQTRDEIIRGYFDLGLTDPEIAEFLACIHGIRISLRQLKRILRRLRCTRRQNLSDLEEVVEAVEAELRGSGSLLGYRAMHQRLVNHHRLATTREVVRHTLRIFDPEGVELRSRQRLRRRVYRCKGPNYLWHIDGYDKLKPFGFCVHGAIDGFSRRILWLEVASSNNDPCIVAQYYLDCVRQIEGTARVVRGDRGTENGNVAAIQRFFRRTAGDDFSGEKSFMFGKSTSNQRIEAWWGHLRKGCAQWWIQFSKDLRDSGLYSDSDVIQRECLHFCFMDVIQMELHKVAQEWNLHRIRPSVNAECPSGKPDVLYFVPESVATQDYSSPVDMDEIEIAEDMYAERPQEKGCSPHFKQLAEMILEDEDLEQPTNAEEALQLYFDLLDHIDDIGN from the coding sequence ATGGGTTTCATCCTCTTGCTTTCATTAGCTCTTAACTGGTCTTGCACTTCAGCAATGCTTCCAAATTACTCTCCAGCAGTACGAGGTGACCTACAAACACGCGACGAAATCATACGAGGCTATTTCGATCTAGGACTAACTGATCCAGAAATAGCCGAATTTTTAGCTTGTATTCACGGTATCCGGATAAGTTTGAGGCAATTGAAACGAATATTGAGGAGGCTGCGGTGCACAAGACGTCAGAACCTGAGTGATCTAGAGGAGGTTGTCGAGGCAGTGGAGGCAGAGCTGAGAGGGAGCGGAAGTTTACTTGGGTATAGAGCAATGCATCAAAGGCTGGTTAATCATCACCGACTGGCTACTACTAGAGAAGTCGTTCGCCACACGTTACGAATATTTGATCCAGAAGGTGTGGAACTGCGTTCACGACAGAGACTACGAAGAAGAGTGTACCGATGTAAAGGTCCAAATTACCTCTGGCATATAGACGGGTACGATAAACTCAAACCATTTGGATTCTGTGTTCACGGTGCTATAGACGGTTTCAGCCGAAGGATTTTATGGTTGGAAGTTGCTTCATCAAATAATGATCCGTGCATAGTCGCACAGTATTATTTAGATTGTGTCCGACAGATAGAGGGAACTGCTCGAGTTGTAAGGGGAGACAGAGGAACTGAAAATGGTAACGTAGCAGCCATCCAACGTTTCTTCCGTAGAACTGCTGGGGATGATTTTTCTGGTGAGaaaagtttcatgtttggaaaATCAACATCTAACCAGAGAATAGAGGCGTGGTGGGGCCATCTCAGAAAAGGGTGTGCACAGTGGTGGATACAGTTTTCCAAAGACCTGCGAGATTCTGGGTTGTATAGTGATAGTGATGTAATACAAAGGGAATGTCTTCACTTCTGCTTCATGGATGTCATTCAAATGGAACTACATAAAGTGGCCCAGGAATGGAATCTTCACAGGATCCGACCATCTGTCAATGCAGAATGCCCCTCTGGAAAGCCTGATGTTCTTTACTTTGTCCCAGAATCAGTAGCTACACAAGATTATTCAAGCCCCGTCGACATGGATGAAATTGAAATTGCTGAAGACATGTATGCAGAACGGCCGCAGGAAAAGGGCTGTTCCCCACACTTTAAACAACTGGCCGAAATGATCCTAGAAGACGAGGACTTGGAGCAACCAACAAATGCAGAGGAAGCTCTTCAACTGTACTTTGATCTCTTAGACCACATTGATGACATAGGCAACTGA
- the LOC138048557 gene encoding uncharacterized protein — translation MNALEKLTAGGVTNIWVHRETVMLDLLKLYETSGEITQRLATVSFYGEQGMDLDGVKREAYSIFWRQVLHEYFDGSSTFVPRVGPGIEESTMRTLGQIISHQYVLTGIFPVQINKAFVVAMLCGRQALVNEDLVEAFLEYVSDNESMALKAALAQSEQGGLSDESYGFLIDFLVITK, via the coding sequence ATGAATGCCCTCGAGAAACTTACTGCTGGAGGTGTAACAAACATATGGGTCCACAGAGAAACTGTCATGCTTGATCTTCTCAAACTATATGAAACGTCAGGAGAAATAACACAACGCCTTGCAACCGTTTCCTTCTACGGAGAACAAGGAATGGATCTGGACGGTGTCAAAAGAGAAGCTTATTCGATATTCTGGAGACAGGTCCTACAcgagtacttcgacgggagctCTACATTTGTCCCGCGAGTCGGCCCAGGCATTGAGGAGTCGACAATGAGAACACTTGGTCAAATCATCAGCCATCAATATGTTCTCACAGGTATATTTCCAGTTCAGATCAATAAGGCCTTTGTTGTTGCTATGCTGTGTGGGCGGCAAGCACTTGTCAACGAAGACCTCGTAGAGGCTTTCCTGGAGTACGTATCGGATAATGAATCCATGGCGTTAAAAGCAGCTCTGGCACAGTCAGAGCAGGGAGGGCTCTCTGATGAATCCTATGGTTTCTTAATAGATTTTTTAGTGATTACCAAGTGA